The Anastrepha ludens isolate Willacy chromosome 2, idAnaLude1.1, whole genome shotgun sequence DNA window atcctgacgGACATTTCGGTCAATGACCAGAAACActatttcgaaaagcttttagatcgcgcaaaacagtgtatcgaggccagaggggactattttgaataaataaacacgAAGTCTTCAGAAAAAatctcctgtcgtttctattttagctcagtcttgttcattttggacttcaccttgtagataGTTGGagaaaatccgtaaacgacgtttattgaggtttgcaaaaaattatggcagcaatacgcgtGCCAAAtacgatattacattttataataagcaataacaggCCAAAACGCCTATGGGCACACGTTAGCAATTGAGAGTACTCGTATATTAGCTATTTTATTAGTGAATATAATAATCAATAATTATAGTTTTTAGTTACattaacaataataattatcCATAACACAGAAAGCACAGGGTTGTACggaaaaaatattcttataagctaagattattttataatctcgttatttaattacggattgggagttaagcttgTAGTACATAACGTAGTTAgtgagtaaatatgtatatatttcgatTTATctcgcatatgtatatgaacaataaatttatatgtacagACAATGTCTGGGTTAAATCGCATAAACGAGCGGGAAATGTATTAAAGTACTGCGCAACTATAATgttaagaaataagaaaagaaatattaacactagaactacgaagatttaccatatacctacTTCAACTAACCGGTCATTTTgaccgttttttttgtttaactacacAAAACAgtagaaatttagaaataaaactaaaaattcataAGATAATTACATTTTCAAGcaaaagaaacatattttattcatttattgtaattacataacataaaaaacaaaattacataaCATAAGTTCTTGGCTTCATAAGCGCCACGCGCAAATAAAATGGCCAGAAAAGCGTTGAATTTTTCTTCTGATAAATCCAATTCTTCACCAGTAACTCGTAAACCTTCTTGTTGTGTGCATGTTATGATATGATGTATAATATCACGATTAATTAGTAATGAGAAAGCACTACTCACAACAttctttagaatttttttttttttgcatatcctGTAGGTcctactttttgtttgaaaatggtATGTTTTGGTTTTCTCCCTGGATAGGATCCAGCTTTGATTTCATTCCAAATAGTTCCATTAGCAATTTCAGTTTGCTGATCTTCACTCTCATCGGAATAGGACGGAAATCTTAGactttttcttttacataccTTGAGTATTGTCTCCTCTTCACTATCACTGGATACATAGACTTTCTCTTTATCAAACTGGACCGCTGAAATATTTGTTGATTTGCAAACAACTTCGGATATATCTTCGCATATATTTGTTATATcttcaagaaattttgtttttttcgaatgtgacgccattttcaggGTAATAACTTCTAACtgaaaactataattttatttccctttctaataatgaaaaaaatattcaatcagAAACCACTTACAATGTATGCAAGAATAATGTGAgattataaagaaatataaaaaatattcaatttattgtCATTTGCAACTATACACGGTAAATAAGAATActaaattgaaatgtttatatgcTACGATTTATCATAACTTATCAGTATAGGGGTTACAGACTGACTGTAGAAATTGTATTCATATTACGGATTTAGTATAACTGTATATATCATATTACAGTTATACAAATTTTCGCATAATATATGGAAAACGCAAAATCTTTGAATTCCGGGAATTTTCCATATTCAAAAAGAATATTTCaagaatatacaaaaagtattcatgatatttttatgaccGATCAAAATGACCGGTTcgtatatttaggtataacacatagttaactctgaaaattggaAGCGTAAGAACAAAATAATCTATAATATTATTCTatacacaaatttaataaaaatcatgacattatcgaaaaaaatgtaattggaaTATTTAAGAGGAAATGGGAAATAAATGTTCCAACCGGTCATTTTGACCGGTTCGTAGTTCTAGTGTTAAGGAGTATTAATAGGTCAGTAGCGAAAGGCAGTAGGGAAATAATTGAACACTTGTCAAAACAGATGGTGCAGGTATTGttagtttattttctattattttcattgTTCCTGATtgaattttgctatttttttttagtttgattaACATGCATATTATATGATATTATCGAAGattttttgtcttattttaattgtttctcTTTTTCTACACAGGTACCTGTAACCATCTATTATGAGTCACTTTGTCCGGATAGCGCTAAGTTCATTACCGAACAAGTCTATCCAGCTGTTAAGGGTGAGCTGAGAGACTATGTAGACATCACATGGGTACCTTATGGCAAATCTCACGTATGTATCCTACactaatatgtgtatgtatgtctgaaTGTACATGCTGCGTAAGTGCACGCATAGAGCAGCCAAAAAGCGCATTCAAAAAGGCATAATTTTGCTTGACCAGCTATTTCTTGTTTTCACATTGATTATGTGACTTATCtgtgtatgtttgtttgtttgtttacctCTGCAGTTTACAACGCAAGGTGCTGATGTGCTATTTGACTGTCATCACGGTCAAAATGAATGCTACGGCAACAAAGTGCATGCCTGTGCCATTGAACACATACAGGCCAACTCCTACCAGACTGAGTTCACCAGGGAATCATTGACATTGGACTTCATCAACTGCATGATGAAGGTGGGCAAGAACTTCGACGACAATGTATACCCGGGCGGACGCTGGTGAGTGACGAACGcttcgcatacatatgtacttatgtacgtGCAAGTGTGTATGTAAAATGTGTATGATTATAATGAATAAGTCACATTTGTTTGAACTAACGTACTCATGTGTATGTATTGTGTgcctatatgtatgtaggtacaacTTTCTGGCGgtcacgatttttttatttacatatttgttgttGCAATATTTTAGTGCACGTGACAATCACATTAGCGCCTGGGAAAATATTCAACAATGCGCCAACTCTACCGAGGGTAGccatttgctaaagaaacaggGCGAGGCCACCGATCAATTCCAGAATCCATTGAAGAGCGTGCCGACTGTTGTTTTCAAGCAGGTAAGTCATTTTGATTTGCATAGTATGTATTAACTGAAGTcgatttttaaatagttttg harbors:
- the LOC128854915 gene encoding GILT-like protein 1 codes for the protein MSQNVVGLFLVLIAVANAVKVPVTIYYESLCPDSAKFITEQVYPAVKGELRDYVDITWVPYGKSHFTTQGADVLFDCHHGQNECYGNKVHACAIEHIQANSYQTEFTRESLTLDFINCMMKVGKNFDDNVYPGGRCARDNHISAWENIQQCANSTEGSHLLKKQGEATDQFQNPLKSVPTVVFKQQFDAKENDMAMSNFLSVACKYIPQPQPKVCMALNSAVATTVTPILGLLAYALLRFF